CAAGTCGGAGGGCACCACCGCCGCTTCGACCACGCAGATGGGCGAAGCGATCCTGAAGGAATTGCAGAAGCTGCACGCGTAAGCCGTTCGGTCGTAGCCCGGATGAGCGAAAGCGACATCCGGGTCTTTGCCTGCAGCGTTCCCGGGTGTCGCTTCGCTCACCCGGGCTACGATCTACGACTTTCTTTCGGAGCCGCCTCATGGACACGTCACGCCCCAAGATCGCGGAAACGTTCGTCCACGACACGGTGCGCCGGCGCGAGGCGCAGATCGGGCGACGCTGCGAAATTCTCAGCCACACCCGCATCGAATATGCCTCGCTCGGCGATTACTCCTATCTCGGCGAGAATTGCGAAATCGCCGACGCGGAAATCGGAAAGTTCACGGCCATCGCCAATTCGGTGCGGATCGGTGCGCCCAATCATCCGATGGGCCGGCCGTCGCAGCATCGCTTCACCTATGTTCCGGAATATTACGAGGCGGGGGTGACGCGCGACCGTGACTTCTTCGCGGACCGTCGCGGCGACCGCGTCATCGTCGGCAACGATGTCTGGATCGGGCACGCCGCCATCCTGCTGCCCGGCGTGAATGTCGGCGACGGCGCGGTGATCGCGGCAGGCGCGGTCGTCAGCCGCGATGTCGAGCCCTACACCATCGTCGGCGGCGTCCCCGCGCGCCCGATCCGCCAGCGCTTTCCTGCTTCGGTCGCGGACAGCCTGCGCCGCATCGCCTGGTGGGATTGGCCGGATGAGCTCGTTTTCGAGCGTCTCGCCGATTTCCGCTCCGAGGCGATCGAAGAGTTCTGCAGGCGTTACGATCCCGCGGCGAACGCTTAAACCGAATCTCGCTTGAACAACCGGTCTCGTCGGGTGGGCACGGCGCAAGGGCGCCTTTGCCCGCCCTACGGCACCTTCCAAAAGAAAAACGGCCGGGCGCGAGCCCGGCCGTTTTGATTCGGTCGGTAACTCCGCTCAGTACAGCGGGAAATTCTGCGGATAGCCGCCGACGTCCTGTGGCGGCGAGAGCGGCTGGCGGTCGATCGGGCGGTTGAGATTCTCGCGGGCGAAGGTCGGATAGCCCACGGCCGGCGGGAAGGCGTAGTCGGAGAACTTGCGGTCGCCCGGATTGACCTCGGTGCCGCCGTCGAGCCAGGAGCGCTTGCTGACATAGATGCGGGTGCGGCCCTGCTGGTAGACGGCGTTGGGGCCGCTCGGGCCGTAATAGTGCCGGCCGCGCTCGTCATAGCGCTTGGTCTTGTTGTCGGCCGAGGCGGGCGTCACAAGGGACGTTGCAATCACGGCGCCCGCTGCAAGCATGGTCGCCAATTTGGCAGAGAATTTCGAGCTCATCACGTCCCCTTCAGGCGGCAGGCCGCCAGTCGATTTCATCCTCATACTAGCCCGGCCGGGGTGGGCACAACTAGGTCTATTGGGTCACACCGGCTCGGAATAATCGTGCGCACAGGCAAAAGTTGCATCAATACCAGCCACTTGAGCTTGATGCAGGAGCTTGACGTAAGTCAAAGCGCCCCGCGCAATTGCGCGTTGGCCGCGCCCAGCAGCCAGTCCGGCGAGCCCGCGACGTCGCAGCCGCGGCGCTTCAGCTCGGCACGGGCGAAAAATTCCGCCAGCTTCGGCTCGTTGCCCGAGGCGAGCTGCGTCAGCCGGTTCAGCGTGCAGGCGATCGCCGCACGCCGTGCGGGCATTGTCTCGCCCTGGCAGGAGAAGCCGGAGATCTGCAAGCCGGGCTCCTCGTTGCGCTTGAGGTAGCCGAGGCAGGCCGGAATCCCCTTGTCCGCGCCGATCGGCCGGAACAGGGCGACGGGGCCGAATTTCGTCTCGATCAAGCCGGCCTGCTCGAGCGGGGTCCCAGCTCCGAGGCCCATCTGGACGGCGAGGTCCATCGCGACGGGCTGTGCCACGTCGAATTCGCCGCCTTCCCGATAGATTTCGAGCCCGGCCAGCGGCTGGTCCGCCGCGCCCGTCCAGCGCATTACGTCTTTGCGGCCGCCTTCGGGATGCCGGAGGATGGTGTAAGAGGCTGGTTTCTCTGATGAATCGGTCCGGCTCAGGGCGAAGGCCGGATGCGAGCGGTCGGCCGTGCTCCAGCCCGGCTTCAGCACCGGCGCGTCGTCGCGCAGTTCGGGCAGCTGGCCGAGCGCCGCGAGGGCGAGGATGGCAAACAAAGCGAGCGCCCCCACATAGGCAATCAGGTGCGCCAGCGTGCCGACCACCTCGTCGGCGAAGGCTGCCAGCGTCAGATAGAGACTGGTCCGGGTGGGGATTGTGGCCATGCCGGCCTCAGGCGACTGCATCCACGTCCCTAAGGCATGGTCCAACGTTGTCTTGCGCCCGGTTCTCGCATAGAAGCGCTGCTCTTCCTGTTTAAGCGTCAGCTTCGGGAACGGGCTTTTTCATCGGAGAGTGAACGATGGGTTACAAAGTCGCAGTCGTCGGCGCGACCGGCAATGTCGGACGGGAAATGCTCAACATCCTGGATGAGCGCAAATTCCCCGCGGACGAGGTCGTGGCCCTGGCGTCACGCCGCAGCATCGGCGTCGAGGTCTCCTATGGCGACCATACCCTGAAGTGCAAGGCGCTCGAGCATTACGACTTCTCCGATGTCGACATCTGCCTGATGTCGGCCGGCGGCGAGGTGTCGAAGGAATGGTCGCCGAAGATCGGCGCCGCCGGCGCTGTCGTGATCGACAATTCCTCGGCCTGGCGCATGGACCCGGACGTGCCGCTGATCGTTCCTGAAGTGAACGCGGATGCGACGGCCGGCTTCAAGAAGAAGAACATCATCGCCAACCCGAACTGCTCGACCGCGCAGCTCGTGGTCGCACTCAAGCCGCTGCACGACAAGGCGACCATCACGCGCGTCGTGGTCTCGACCTATCAATCGGTGTCGGGTGCCGGCAAGGACGCGATGGACGAGCTGTTCTCGCAGACCAAGGCCGTCTACACCAACAGCGAGATCGTCAATAAGAAGTTTCCCGCGCGCATCGCCTTCAACGTCATCCCCCAGATCGATGTCTTCATGGAGGACGGCTACACCAAGGAAGAGTGGAAGATGATGGCGGAGACCAAGAAGATCCTTGATCCCAGGATCAAGCTCTCCGCCACCTGCGTGCGGGTGCCGGTGTTCGTCGGTCACTCCGAAGCCGTCAACATCGAGTTCGAGAATCCGATCACCGCCGATGAAGCGCGCGACATCCTGCGCAAGGCGCCCGGCTGCCTCGTCATCGACAAGCAGGAGCCCGGCGGCTACGCCACGCCGTATGAAGCGGCCGGCGAGGACGCGACCTATATCAGCCGCATCCGCGAGGACGCCACGGTGGAGAACGGCCTCGTGCTGTGGTGCGTGTCGGACAACCTCCGCAAGGGCGCAGCCCTCAACGCGATCCAGATCGCGGAAGTGCTGATCAACCGCAAGCTGATCAGCGCGAAGAAGAAGGCGGCGTGAGATGGTCTCGTAGGGTGGGCAAAGGCGCGTAGCGCCGTGCCCACGATCTCTCTCTATTGAAACAGGTGGTGGGCACGCTTCGCTTTGCCCACCCTACAAGAGTGGCGGACTACACCACGCTCCGCGCGTTCTTGAATTCCTTGCTCGTCTTGTCCAGCACGAACAGTGATCCCTCCGCGACGCCGAAATAGGCGCCGTGGGTCTGCATCTGGCCGCTGTCGACCGCCTTCCGCACGAACGGGAACGTCATCAGGTTTTCCAGGCTGCGGAACACCGCGGCCTTCTCGATGCGCTCGACGAACTGCGCCATGGACTCGTGGTCGCGCTGCTCCACCACTTCGCCCGGCTTGATGAACATCTGCATCCATTTGCCGATGAAGTCGCCGGGCGTCAGCGGCTCGATCTTGTCGACGAAGGCGCGGATGCCGCCGCACTGGGCGTGGCCGAGGATGACGATGTGCTTCACCTTCAGCACCGTCACCGCATATTCCAGCGCGGCCGAGACGCCGTGGGCGTTGCCGTCGGGCTGATACACCGGCACCAGATTGGCGATGTTCCGGACCACGAACAATTCGCCCGGCCCGACGTCGAAGATCACCTCGGGCGAGACGCGGCTGTCGCAGCAGCCGATCACCATCACTTCCGGAAACTGCCCCTTCACGGAGAGCTCGCGGTAGCGGCTCTGCTCGGTCGGCAGCCGCTGGGTGGCGAAGGCCTGGTAGCCTTCCAGCAAATGCTTCGGGAATGTCATCATGGCCAATGCCTAATCACATACCGCTGGGGTGAACAAGCCTTTCGAACAGGCAGGCCAGGTGCTATCGGCTCCGCCAGGACGCCGCTTGGACAACCGGAAGGAACATTTGCATGACCCGCCCGCGCCGCAGCCATCTGTTCATGCCAGGCTCCAACCCCCGCGCGCTGGACAAGGCGCGCAACCTCGCCGCCGACGGCCTGATCCTTGACCTGGAAGATTCCGTCGCCCCCGATGCCAAGGCCGCGGCGCGCGATGGAATCGCGGCTGCCATCGCGGCCAAGGGGTTCGGCAAGCGCGAGATCCTGATCCGGACCAACGGCCTCGACACGCCCTGGTGGGCCGATGACGTCGCGATGGCCGCCAAGGTCTCGCCCGACGGCATCCTGGTTCCAAAAGTTTCAAGCATCGAAGATCTCGATACGATCGGTTTTCGCCTCACCGAGCTTGGCGCAGCGCCGACGGTGAAGGTCTGGGCCATGATCGAGACGGCCCGCGCCGTGCTGCATGCGGAGGAGCTGGCCGAGGCCGGGCGCGATCGATCGCGGCGTCTCGCCGGGTTCGTGTTCGGCCCGAACGATATCTCGCGCGAGACGCGCATCAGGATGATGCCGGGCCGCGCCGCGATGATTCCGATGATCACTCACTGCATCCTGGCGACGCGCGCACATGGCCTCGAAATCCTCGACGGCCCCTACAGCGACATCGCCAATCCCGACGGTTTTGCCACCGAATGCGCGCAAGGCCGCGACCTCGGCTTCGACGGCAAGACGCTGATCCACCCCTCGCAGATCGACGCCTGCAACGCGATCTTCACCCCGCCCGAGGAGGAGGTCGCGCGCGCCCGAAGGATCATCGCGGCGTTCGAGCTGCCGGAAAACGTCTCGCGCGGGGCGATTCGCCTCGACGGCGCCATGGTGGAGCGGCTGCACGCCGACATGGCGCGGCGCACGATCGAGATCGCCGATGCGATCGCGGCGATGGGGAAGGGTTGAGAGCGTACTCAGCTGCTGCGCCATTCCAGACGACGCGTTGCTCATTCGCAGCGCGGCGCAGCCGTTGAGCGCACGGTCTCTTACTGCTTGCGTCTCGCGTTCTTCAACGTCTCGGATGGCAGCTCGCCTACGGCCCGACGATATTCGGATGCGAAGCGTCCGAGATTCTGGAAGCCGCATTTGAACGCCACGGCCATCACGCTGGTTTGCTCGTCGGGTCGTCGCAACAGCTCTGCCGCGCGATCGAGCCGGATGCGCCGCGCGAACTGGCCGGGTGATCCCCGTCCGGCATCGGAGAACTCGCGGAAAACCGTCCGCACGCTCACCTTGGCGATCTCGGCGATCTTTTCCAGATCGAGCGGCTCGTCCCAATGCGCCGCGACATAGGACTCCACGAGATCGACCACGGTCCGATTGGCGCCGGGCGGCGCGCGGTGAAGCCGATCCGTGAAGCTGTGCGGATGCGCCAGAAGAATTCGCACCATCAGCGCCCGCTCGAGCTCGGCGATGGCTATGGGCGCGTAATCCTGCCCGAACCGTTCCAGCTCCTCGGCAAATCTGAAGACGTCCTGGCGCACATGCGCCATCATCGCGGAATCGGC
The sequence above is drawn from the Bradyrhizobium amphicarpaeae genome and encodes:
- a CDS encoding aspartate-semialdehyde dehydrogenase; protein product: MGYKVAVVGATGNVGREMLNILDERKFPADEVVALASRRSIGVEVSYGDHTLKCKALEHYDFSDVDICLMSAGGEVSKEWSPKIGAAGAVVIDNSSAWRMDPDVPLIVPEVNADATAGFKKKNIIANPNCSTAQLVVALKPLHDKATITRVVVSTYQSVSGAGKDAMDELFSQTKAVYTNSEIVNKKFPARIAFNVIPQIDVFMEDGYTKEEWKMMAETKKILDPRIKLSATCVRVPVFVGHSEAVNIEFENPITADEARDILRKAPGCLVIDKQEPGGYATPYEAAGEDATYISRIREDATVENGLVLWCVSDNLRKGAALNAIQIAEVLINRKLISAKKKAA
- a CDS encoding AraC family transcriptional regulator; the protein is MGAVSYLDRYSLLRSRDSEFARDRLFAAYGADRFEAHDRAFGMQANLARLSSIGLAFCAYDGAASLSFPESQILRQFFSIQGEAGFRTNGHGQSIGAWSPMIRGNARLDLDFAPGYRQLVLRMDAAALERLAKSLVGDDSSTKLRFLDGKADSAMMAHVRQDVFRFAEELERFGQDYAPIAIAELERALMVRILLAHPHSFTDRLHRAPPGANRTVVDLVESYVAAHWDEPLDLEKIAEIAKVSVRTVFREFSDAGRGSPGQFARRIRLDRAAELLRRPDEQTSVMAVAFKCGFQNLGRFASEYRRAVGELPSETLKNARRKQ
- a CDS encoding HpcH/HpaI aldolase/citrate lyase family protein: MTRPRRSHLFMPGSNPRALDKARNLAADGLILDLEDSVAPDAKAAARDGIAAAIAAKGFGKREILIRTNGLDTPWWADDVAMAAKVSPDGILVPKVSSIEDLDTIGFRLTELGAAPTVKVWAMIETARAVLHAEELAEAGRDRSRRLAGFVFGPNDISRETRIRMMPGRAAMIPMITHCILATRAHGLEILDGPYSDIANPDGFATECAQGRDLGFDGKTLIHPSQIDACNAIFTPPEEEVARARRIIAAFELPENVSRGAIRLDGAMVERLHADMARRTIEIADAIAAMGKG
- a CDS encoding DapH/DapD/GlmU-related protein; the encoded protein is MDTSRPKIAETFVHDTVRRREAQIGRRCEILSHTRIEYASLGDYSYLGENCEIADAEIGKFTAIANSVRIGAPNHPMGRPSQHRFTYVPEYYEAGVTRDRDFFADRRGDRVIVGNDVWIGHAAILLPGVNVGDGAVIAAGAVVSRDVEPYTIVGGVPARPIRQRFPASVADSLRRIAWWDWPDELVFERLADFRSEAIEEFCRRYDPAANA
- a CDS encoding carbonic anhydrase; this translates as MMTFPKHLLEGYQAFATQRLPTEQSRYRELSVKGQFPEVMVIGCCDSRVSPEVIFDVGPGELFVVRNIANLVPVYQPDGNAHGVSAALEYAVTVLKVKHIVILGHAQCGGIRAFVDKIEPLTPGDFIGKWMQMFIKPGEVVEQRDHESMAQFVERIEKAAVFRSLENLMTFPFVRKAVDSGQMQTHGAYFGVAEGSLFVLDKTSKEFKNARSVV